GAAATAACTGTTTCAACAATTCAACTTGATTTCTTATTGCCTCAAAAATTTGATATTAGTTATATAAATGAAGAAGGTGTTTTAGAAAAACCTATAATGATTCACAGGGGACTTGTTGGAACTTATGAAAGATTCATTTCTGTTTTATTAGAACAAACAAAAGGTGTTTTACCATTATGGTGTACACCACAACAAATTGAAATTATACCTGTTAATATTTCTAAAAAGGATTATGCCGAGAAAGTTATGAAAGAACTTAAAACTAATTTAATTAGGTCAAAAATTGATTTGAGAGATGAAAGATTAAGTTATAAAATTCGTGATGCTCAAATAAGAAAAATTCCATATCAATTAGTTCTTGGTGAAAAAGAAGAACAAAATGGAACAGTCACATTTAGAAGGTATGGTTGTGAAGAACAAACAACAGTAACCTTAGAAGAATTTAATGAAATGATTCTAAAAAAAATCAAAGAAAAGTCATATAATTAATTTTAAATAGGAGTATGAAATTACTATGAATAAAAATAACAACATTGAAGATGAAATTAGAGCCTTGAAGGAAGAAGACTATGGAATTTTAGATGCACAGCATTCTTTCATGGTTGATGGTGTTCTTGGCGGATTCAAAGCTGCAATACATAAGTTGCACTACACATTTATAAAACAAATATTATTAGGAATAATGAGTGGTGTGATCATTGGTTTTGGTTATGTTGCATGTATAATTGCAATGGTATCAATCCAAGACACTTCATTTAAAGCTTTTGGAACAATTCTTTTAGGATTTATATTCCCTGGATGTATTATATTAATTACATTCTTGGGAGGTGGATTATTCACAAGTCATGTGTTTAGCACAATTCCTGTTTTTAAAGGTTGTGGAAGTAGAAGGTTATATTTAAAGGGTATATTCGGAGTTCTTTTGGGAAACTTTGCAGGAACTTTTATATTTGTTGCTTTATTTTCTGCTGCTGGAGGTCTTTGAGATAATAAAGATTTTCTAACTAAAGTATTTAGCATGGCAATGCACAAGATGTATTTAGTAAATCATGATATTTTAAATGGAGTTGCAATAAGTGGCATGAGTATATTGGCAACTGTTGGTATAGGAATTGCTTCAGGTATTTTGTGTAATATGATGGTTTGTGCAACTCTTCCGTTGGCAAGTACAACCAAAAATACTGCAGCCATTATTCTTATGATGATTTTCCCAATTGCTTATTTTGCAATTGGTGGTTTCCAACATGGACCTGCAAACTCGTTCTTTATGTGAATGATGCTTTTTGAAGCAATATTCAATCACTCAGATGTTGTTATAGGTGTTATTGTTGATGGTGCGGGTGACAAAACAGAATTCATTAAAGAAATTCACCCTCAAATACAATATTTCTTCTTGTTTATAGCGATTAGTACTTTACCAACACTTATTGGTAACTGATTTGGAGGTGCATTATTATTGCCTGGTATTCTTTACTTTATAAATAAAGAATATGCTTCAGTTTTATTTAAAAAAATAAAGCTAGAATATCTAGAAGAAAAATCAGGTAATTTTAAAGCAAAAGCTGAAAAACAAATGAAAAAACTTAAGCAAAAAATAAAAGAGAAGCAAGCTGATATTGATTCTCAAGAAAATAATAAAAATTAACAATAAAAAGACCATTTAATTATGGTTTTTTTATTTTTTTATATATAATTAAAAAAGATAAATGCACAGGAGTATTTTATGAGATTAATAATCAAGCAAATCAGTAAGGGCAAACGTAAGTAGTTTCAAACTATTGATTTTTTGATTATCAAATATAATAATACTTATCTTTAAAATTTAAAAATAATAAATACAAATAATAAATGAAATAATCACAATTTAATAAATATAAAATTAAAAAACTAGAATGAGAGAATATCAAAATGAAAAATAATGATTTAAAAACTAAAAAGAAGTTTAAGTTTAAAATACCAACTTCTTTTACAATACTTTTTGCTGTATTGGTATTAATAATGATAGCTTCTTGAATAATGCATTATGCAGGAGTTACTTTTATACCAGAACATTCCAAAGAAAACCCAGAGCAAGATGCTCAAAGGGTAAAAGCTATAGGAATAGTTTATTTATTTGTATCTATATTTAAGGGTTTTGAAAATAAGGTTGAAATTATTGTATTTGTACTTTCTATTGGTGCATTTATTTATATAGTTATGAAGTCAAAATCTCTGGATGCGTTGACTCAAAAAATAGCGTGAAAATTTAAGGATAAAACAATATGGGCAATACCTATAGTTGTTATTTTCTTAAGTTTTTGTGGATCTGCATATGGAATGGCAGAAGAAGCTTTGGGATTCCATATGATAATCATCCCTTTAATGTTGGTTGCTGGTTTTGATGTCTTTACAGCTTTGATTACAGTACTTCTGGGTGGGGGTATTGGTCCTATGTTGGCAACATTTGACCCATTCCTAATTTTTACTGCTGCAGCATCAGCTGGTAGTGAACCTATGGATGGATTGGTTTTTAGATTAATTGCATGGGTTTTAGTTACAGGATTTACATCTGGTTGAGTTATGTTTTATGCAAGAGGTGTTAAAAGGAATCCTCAACTTTCATATACTTTCTCTACAGTAGAAGAAGACAAAAGATTTTTCTTAAAAGAACAAGTTAATGAAGTTCCATTAACAAAAAAAAGAATAAGTATAAGCGTTATATTTTTATTTATGTTCCTAATAATGATTACTTATTTATTCCCTTGAGATGAACTACTTGGAACAACAGCTATGAACGATTTTGCAATATGAATGGAAAAATATTTACCATTTTTATCTGGTATGGTAGATCCTATTGGAAATGGTGATATGTTTGTTGTTGCTGGATTATTTTTAATAGGTTCTTTGGTTGTTACAATTCTTAATTGAGAAAATGAAGAATCTTT
This genomic interval from Spiroplasma monobiae MQ-1 contains the following:
- a CDS encoding formate/nitrite transporter family protein; amino-acid sequence: MNKNNNIEDEIRALKEEDYGILDAQHSFMVDGVLGGFKAAIHKLHYTFIKQILLGIMSGVIIGFGYVACIIAMVSIQDTSFKAFGTILLGFIFPGCIILITFLGGGLFTSHVFSTIPVFKGCGSRRLYLKGIFGVLLGNFAGTFIFVALFSAAGGLWDNKDFLTKVFSMAMHKMYLVNHDILNGVAISGMSILATVGIGIASGILCNMMVCATLPLASTTKNTAAIILMMIFPIAYFAIGGFQHGPANSFFMWMMLFEAIFNHSDVVIGVIVDGAGDKTEFIKEIHPQIQYFFLFIAISTLPTLIGNWFGGALLLPGILYFINKEYASVLFKKIKLEYLEEKSGNFKAKAEKQMKKLKQKIKEKQADIDSQENNKN
- a CDS encoding YfcC family protein, encoding MKNNDLKTKKKFKFKIPTSFTILFAVLVLIMIASWIMHYAGVTFIPEHSKENPEQDAQRVKAIGIVYLFVSIFKGFENKVEIIVFVLSIGAFIYIVMKSKSLDALTQKIAWKFKDKTIWAIPIVVIFLSFCGSAYGMAEEALGFHMIIIPLMLVAGFDVFTALITVLLGGGIGPMLATFDPFLIFTAAASAGSEPMDGLVFRLIAWVLVTGFTSGWVMFYARGVKRNPQLSYTFSTVEEDKRFFLKEQVNEVPLTKKRISISVIFLFMFLIMITYLFPWDELLGTTAMNDFAIWMEKYLPFLSGMVDPIGNGDMFVVAGLFLIGSLVVTILNWENEESFIEDLMTGAKDMIGVAFIISIAGAITFLLEEAGIKSLMIGGIENSNIGNMNPFLFIVMTFLLFIPMSFAIPSTSGFSSAIFPVWGELSKQITIGSTGINMVSGSITAFAYANGMANMVSPASGIVVGAAQIGRTSYGTIMKGTWKFHVSLLAINISLLLIGTGLNYTGAHIF